The proteins below are encoded in one region of Vanessa tameamea isolate UH-Manoa-2023 chromosome Z, ilVanTame1 primary haplotype, whole genome shotgun sequence:
- the LOC113403089 gene encoding uncharacterized protein LOC113403089 translates to MTRSLFLLLGLAGVMSIPVDEPIRIDLPVYGQPQSASNIPLAEPLEPENHPVSNTKNDKSSAGNLITKGPVFNILGNKISPDYPAAGAVNDRGIFSPPYTKLEGALLESEGYGSKTLSIKENAQNIVAGILQPKPIVDTIREEDKYGNDGDKFRNAGRAIVGGAEGISNFINSILEVPGKIIKSITRAASEKLNNIGGKLIGL, encoded by the exons ATGACGAGAAGTCTGTTTTTATTACTCGGCCTAGCAGGGGTTATGTCGATTCCAGTAGATGAACCAATTCGAATTGACTTACCAGTTTACGGTCAACCACAATCAGCTTCAAATATTCCATTAGCAGAACCTTTGGAACCAGAAAACCACCctgtttcaaatacaaaaaatgacAAATCATCCGCTGGAAATCTTATAACGAAAGGGCCGGTGTTTAACATTTTGGGTAACAAAATTAGCCCAGATTATCCTGCC gctgGCGCTGTAAATGACCGCGGTATATTCTCTCCTCCTTATACAAAGCTGGAAGGCGCCTTGTTAGAATCGGAAGGTTATGGTAGCAAGACATTATCGATTAAAGAAAATGCTCAGAATATTGTAGCCGGCATTCTACAG cCAAAACCCATAGTGGATACGATCAGGGAAGAAGACAAGTACGGGAACGATGGTGATAAATTTCGGAATGCCGGTAGAGCAATTGTTGGAGGTGCTGAAGGCATTTCGAATTTCATCAATTCTATTCTGGAG GTTcctggaaaaataataaaaagcatcACACGAGCTGCTTCAGAGAAGTTAAACAATATAGGTGGTAAATTGATAggtttatag
- the LOC113403100 gene encoding uncharacterized protein LOC113403100, whose translation MDMPEVTRCFGTFPPKHATYLIALFGLGSGGVGLAGIILYGIIENALLVYVLGRRGINVDESLKKAVLLTIGLSSLLLTVGNALLFLGATTQSRGALSVGVYTLLAMCLILLFGAISAPVSCFFFKTACLIKKISTATMVLSSIVLTIFIEVWLYFLVVAHNYLIQL comes from the coding sequence ATGGATATGCCCGAAGTTACTAGATGTTTTGGTACTTTTCCTCCAAAACACGCGACTTATTTGATCGCTTTATTTGGCCTAGGATCTGGAGGGGTCGGGTTGGCAGGAATAATACTCTACGGTATTATCGAAAATGCTTTATTAGTGTATGTACTAGGACGCCGTGGAATAAACGTGGatgaaagtttaaaaaaagCTGTATTATTAACGATTGGCTTGTCATCTTTACTATTGACGGTAGGGAACGCACTTTTATTTCTGGGTGCTACTACACAATCCCGAGGTGCTTTGTCTGTTGGCGTCTATACTTTATTAGCGATGtgtttaattcttttatttgGGGCCATAAGCGCTCCTGTGTCATGTTTCTTCTTTAAAACCGCATgtctaataaagaaaatatcaacTGCTACGATGGTTCTAAGTTCTATTGTTTTGACTATATTTATCGAGGTATGGCTTTACTTTTTGGTTGTCgcccataattatttaatacaattatga